The following proteins are encoded in a genomic region of Nitratireductor sp. GISD-1A_MAKvit:
- a CDS encoding sigma-54-dependent transcriptional regulator gives MASDILIVDDEEDIRELVAGILSDEGHETRTAHDSDSALASIAERVPRLILLDIWLQGSKLDGLALLDKIKEVHPHVPVVMISGHGTIETAVSAIKRGAYDFIEKPFKTDRMILICERALEISKLKREMSDLKKRSGASFDLVGDSTALNQLRQTVERVAPSNSRIMLTGPSGSGKELVARAIHMASPRSNGPFVTVNAAAITPERMEIELFGTESNGGERKVGALEEAHGGVLYLDEVADMPLGTQSKILRVLVDQQFERVGGTRRVKVDVRIISSTAQNIESLIAEGRFREDLFHRLAVVPVAVPPLADRREDIPILVDHFMRQIGEQAGIKPRPLGNDAMAVLQAHNWPGNVRQLRNNIERLMILTRGDGPDTPITADLLPAEIGDVMPRLPTQSDQHIMALPLREARELFEKEYLLAQINRFGGNISRTAEFVGMERSALHRKLKSLGV, from the coding sequence ATGGCTTCCGACATCCTGATCGTAGACGACGAGGAAGACATCCGCGAACTCGTAGCCGGCATTCTCAGCGACGAGGGGCATGAAACGCGCACCGCCCATGACAGCGACAGCGCGCTGGCCTCGATCGCGGAACGGGTTCCGCGTCTCATCCTGCTCGATATCTGGCTTCAGGGCTCAAAGCTCGACGGCCTGGCCCTGCTCGACAAGATCAAGGAGGTGCACCCGCATGTGCCGGTGGTGATGATCTCCGGACACGGAACGATCGAGACGGCGGTTTCGGCGATCAAGCGCGGCGCCTATGATTTTATCGAAAAGCCGTTCAAGACCGACCGGATGATCCTGATCTGCGAACGGGCTCTGGAAATCTCCAAGCTCAAGCGCGAGATGAGCGATCTGAAGAAACGCAGCGGTGCATCGTTCGATCTGGTGGGCGATTCGACCGCGCTCAACCAGCTGCGCCAGACCGTGGAGCGTGTGGCACCCTCCAACAGCCGCATCATGCTGACCGGCCCTTCCGGCTCCGGCAAGGAACTGGTGGCACGCGCCATTCACATGGCCTCGCCGCGCAGCAACGGACCGTTTGTGACCGTCAATGCCGCAGCGATAACGCCTGAACGCATGGAAATCGAGCTGTTCGGCACCGAATCGAATGGCGGCGAACGCAAGGTCGGTGCGCTGGAGGAAGCGCATGGCGGCGTGCTTTATCTGGACGAAGTCGCAGACATGCCCCTGGGCACCCAGAGCAAGATCCTGCGCGTTCTGGTCGATCAGCAGTTCGAGCGGGTCGGGGGCACGCGCCGGGTGAAGGTGGATGTGCGCATCATCTCGTCGACGGCACAGAACATCGAGTCCCTGATTGCCGAGGGGCGTTTTCGCGAAGACCTGTTTCACCGGCTCGCCGTGGTGCCGGTCGCCGTGCCGCCGCTGGCCGACCGGCGCGAGGACATACCGATCCTCGTGGACCATTTCATGCGCCAGATCGGAGAACAGGCCGGCATCAAGCCACGCCCGCTCGGCAATGATGCAATGGCTGTTCTCCAGGCTCACAACTGGCCCGGCAATGTGCGCCAGCTGCGCAACAACATCGAGAGGCTGATGATCCTGACGCGTGGCGACGGGCCGGACACGCCGATCACAGCCGATCTTTTGCCGGCCGAGATCGGCGATGTGATGCCGCGTTTGCCGACGCAATCGGACCAGCACATCATGGCGCTGCCCCTGCGTGAGGCGCGGGAACTGTTTGAGAAGGAATACCTGCTGGCGCAGATCAACCGCTTTGGTGGCAACATCTCGAGAACGGCCGAGTTCGTGGGCATGGAGCGCTCTGCGCTACACCGCAAGCTGAAATCGCTCGGCGTTTAG
- the hflX gene encoding GTPase HflX has product MISPVLTSERRAREGAAVSVRASEARHEEALGLAEAIDLDVVFADIVTVNAPRPSTLLGTGKLEEIASQVENREVDVVIIDHPLTPVQQRNLEKALHAKVLDRTGLILEIFGRRARTKEGRLQVDLAHLEYQRGRLVRSWTHLERQRGGGGFMGGPGETQIEADRRQLQERIIRLKKDLEQVRRTRDLHRSKRRKVPFPIVAIVGYTNAGKSTLFNRMTGAEVMAEDMLFATLDPTLRRVQLPHGTIIILSDTVGFISDLPTHLVAAFRATLEEVVEADLIIHLRDISDPDTAAQASDVEEILGDLGVDASDRTRVLEVWNKIDCLEEERRLAMLEAKRGNDVPLAVSAITGEGIDALQAQVEERISGAVATMRIELAPTQLSLLDWIYQNGEVMERHDNDDGSIALTIRSTKAARKELNERISGKSTVQKPDRT; this is encoded by the coding sequence GTGATATCTCCGGTTCTGACATCGGAACGCCGTGCCCGCGAGGGCGCGGCGGTGTCCGTGCGTGCCTCTGAAGCGCGCCACGAAGAAGCCCTGGGGCTGGCAGAAGCGATCGATCTTGATGTGGTGTTCGCCGATATCGTGACGGTCAACGCACCGCGTCCCTCCACCCTGCTGGGCACGGGCAAGCTGGAGGAGATCGCCTCGCAGGTGGAGAACCGGGAAGTCGATGTGGTCATCATCGACCATCCTCTCACACCGGTGCAGCAGCGGAACCTCGAAAAGGCCCTTCATGCAAAGGTTCTGGACCGGACGGGGCTGATCCTCGAAATTTTTGGCAGACGCGCACGCACGAAGGAAGGGCGTCTGCAGGTCGATCTCGCGCATCTGGAATATCAGCGTGGACGGCTCGTACGCAGCTGGACCCACCTGGAACGACAGCGCGGCGGCGGTGGCTTCATGGGGGGACCCGGTGAAACCCAGATCGAGGCCGACAGACGCCAGCTTCAGGAACGGATCATCCGACTGAAGAAGGATCTGGAACAGGTGCGGCGCACCCGCGATCTCCATCGTTCGAAGCGGCGCAAGGTGCCGTTTCCCATCGTGGCGATCGTTGGCTACACCAATGCGGGCAAATCCACGCTGTTCAACCGGATGACCGGGGCGGAGGTGATGGCGGAAGACATGCTCTTTGCCACACTCGACCCAACGCTGCGCAGGGTGCAGCTGCCCCATGGAACGATCATCATCCTTTCCGACACGGTCGGCTTCATTTCCGACCTGCCGACCCATCTGGTCGCCGCCTTCCGGGCAACTCTGGAAGAGGTGGTCGAAGCCGATCTGATCATTCACCTTCGCGACATTTCAGATCCGGACACGGCGGCGCAGGCATCCGATGTGGAAGAAATCCTTGGCGATCTCGGCGTGGACGCGAGTGACCGGACGCGTGTGCTGGAGGTCTGGAACAAGATCGACTGCCTCGAAGAAGAGCGGCGGCTGGCCATGCTGGAAGCAAAGCGAGGCAATGATGTGCCGCTCGCGGTTTCAGCCATTACCGGGGAGGGGATCGACGCCCTTCAGGCACAGGTCGAGGAACGGATTTCAGGCGCGGTTGCCACGATGCGGATCGAACTGGCACCAACACAATTATCCCTGCTGGACTGGATCTATCAGAATGGGGAAGTGATGGAGCGCCATGACAATGACGATGGCAGCATTGCGTTGACAATCCGCTCCACCAAGGCCGCGCGGAAAGAACTGAACGAACGGATTTCCGGCAAGTCCACGGTGCAAAAACCGGACAGGACGTGA
- a CDS encoding winged helix-turn-helix domain-containing protein gives MRFDQDFLFATDEDGNRLRFTRAERSVLRMLVRNQGRIVSRDRLLDAMTGADPDVSDRSVDFIINRLRRKLGDTVRRPRYIATQYGEGYYWMAASPAVSTANAFIVIGPLRGVPEAPQFVAAARHFAEQLQVGLTLRTNRGHKVVIDPVCPSPTRFEGKKPAYAIELDFVTGAADVLDCALTLKAFPTGRVLFVQRCTVTDLSAVGTRPALDDTCESIVKALWKTLTEAPLHAAPTEPPLPMRLHETSEQLAGKQNWVEAEKRLRALYETSPDHRTALLLATAIHMRGVMGGARQLMQHDRRRADLDEIEALVLPATVAMQDDPMTALGLAKFLYFVDRGHDRLAVEMAESAFCQTTALGAAYAILGQIRMWEGELEQATALFRAGLELAPEQYYFSVYLRAMLCEVAISSGDAALARRVIAEYAEEHPYEYRQTRLLFVPPDVDPGEPGWSEPLADLDRREALATLRYGHFYIARLFRDPEHARSFMKGAEVLLGARFGPDVVEAARAEKVPE, from the coding sequence GTGCGATTTGATCAGGACTTTCTGTTTGCAACCGATGAGGATGGGAACCGACTGCGGTTCACGCGTGCCGAGCGCTCGGTATTGCGCATGCTCGTGCGAAATCAAGGCCGGATAGTCTCCCGCGACCGCCTGCTTGATGCGATGACAGGCGCCGATCCGGACGTTTCCGACCGCAGCGTGGATTTCATCATAAACCGTCTGCGACGGAAACTGGGAGACACGGTCCGCCGGCCCCGTTACATCGCGACCCAGTATGGTGAGGGCTATTACTGGATGGCGGCTTCTCCTGCGGTCTCCACCGCCAATGCCTTCATCGTGATCGGTCCGCTTAGGGGTGTCCCCGAAGCGCCGCAATTCGTTGCTGCCGCCCGGCATTTTGCCGAACAACTTCAAGTGGGATTAACGCTGCGCACCAACAGGGGGCACAAGGTGGTCATAGACCCTGTGTGTCCGTCGCCGACACGGTTTGAAGGGAAAAAACCGGCATATGCGATCGAACTCGACTTTGTGACCGGCGCTGCCGATGTGCTTGATTGCGCATTGACACTCAAAGCGTTCCCGACGGGTCGCGTTCTTTTCGTTCAACGATGTACGGTAACCGATCTTTCGGCGGTTGGCACACGCCCTGCCCTCGATGACACCTGCGAATCCATCGTAAAGGCTTTGTGGAAAACGCTGACAGAGGCACCATTGCATGCCGCTCCGACCGAGCCGCCTCTGCCGATGCGCCTTCATGAAACGTCCGAGCAACTTGCCGGCAAGCAAAACTGGGTCGAGGCCGAGAAGCGTTTGCGCGCCCTCTATGAAACGTCGCCCGATCATCGCACGGCCCTGCTTCTTGCAACCGCCATCCACATGCGTGGTGTGATGGGAGGAGCCAGGCAACTGATGCAGCATGACCGGCGTCGCGCCGACCTTGATGAGATCGAGGCGCTCGTCCTCCCCGCGACAGTGGCGATGCAGGACGATCCGATGACGGCGCTTGGGCTGGCAAAATTTCTCTATTTTGTCGATCGCGGCCATGACCGTCTTGCCGTTGAAATGGCCGAGAGCGCCTTCTGCCAGACCACAGCGTTGGGCGCGGCCTATGCCATACTGGGACAGATACGCATGTGGGAGGGTGAACTGGAACAGGCAACCGCCCTGTTCAGGGCCGGGCTAGAGCTCGCACCCGAGCAATATTATTTCTCCGTCTATCTGCGGGCGATGCTCTGTGAGGTGGCGATCTCATCCGGCGATGCAGCGTTGGCCAGACGTGTCATCGCCGAATACGCAGAAGAACACCCATACGAGTACCGTCAAACACGGCTTTTGTTCGTACCGCCTGACGTGGACCCCGGTGAGCCGGGGTGGTCTGAGCCCCTGGCCGATCTTGATCGCCGGGAGGCGTTGGCAACGCTTCGATACGGTCATTTCTACATTGCGCGGCTCTTCCGCGATCCAGAGCACGCGCGTTCATTCATGAAGGGCGCGGAAGTCCTGCTTGGCGCAAGGTTCGGCCCCGACGTTGTCGAAGCTGCCCGCGCAGAAAAGGTGCCAGAGTAG
- the trkA gene encoding Trk system potassium transporter TrkA yields the protein MKVIICGAGQVGFGIAERLAAEQNDVSVIDTSPELIRAVRDTLDVRGFVGHGAQPDVLASAGAREADMIIAVTLFDEVNMVACQVAHSLFNVPTKIARIRSQSYLQSHYMDLFSRDHLPIDVIISPEIEVGEMVMRRIALPGATDVVSFADDRISMVAIECREECPVINTPLAQLTELFPDLPSTVVGVSRDGKLFIPRSGDQLMAGDLAYVVTTRDQVRRTLGLFGHEERAATRIVIAGGGNIGLYVSRAMEKKQNRTKVKVIESTRERAVALADRLRRTVVLHGSALDQKLLLEADIQHADLMVALTNDDQANILSSVIAKRLGCRSNLVLINNPTYHDFARTLGIDAHVNPRSVTISKVLQHVRRGRIRAVHNIQRGAAEVIEAEALETSPLVGPPLSEVEFPDGMRIGAVYRDGAVIKPSGALKIKPKDRVVIFALEGAVRQVEQMFRVSLEFF from the coding sequence ATGAAGGTCATCATTTGTGGCGCGGGCCAGGTCGGTTTCGGTATCGCGGAGCGGCTGGCGGCCGAACAGAACGACGTTTCGGTCATCGACACATCGCCCGAATTGATTCGCGCCGTTCGTGACACGCTCGATGTGCGCGGGTTCGTCGGACACGGTGCGCAGCCGGATGTGCTGGCGTCGGCGGGTGCGCGCGAAGCCGACATGATCATCGCCGTGACGCTGTTCGACGAAGTGAACATGGTGGCCTGCCAGGTGGCCCATTCGCTGTTCAACGTGCCAACGAAGATCGCACGGATACGCTCGCAGTCCTATCTTCAGTCGCATTACATGGACCTGTTCTCGCGCGATCACCTTCCGATCGACGTGATCATCTCTCCCGAGATCGAGGTGGGCGAGATGGTGATGCGCCGGATCGCACTGCCTGGCGCGACGGATGTGGTGAGCTTTGCCGACGACAGGATCTCCATGGTGGCGATCGAGTGCCGGGAAGAGTGCCCGGTCATCAACACGCCGCTGGCGCAGCTGACCGAACTGTTTCCGGATCTGCCCTCGACCGTTGTCGGGGTCTCGCGCGACGGCAAGCTGTTCATACCGCGTTCGGGCGATCAGCTCATGGCCGGAGATCTGGCCTATGTGGTGACGACACGCGATCAGGTGCGGCGCACGCTGGGGCTTTTCGGCCATGAGGAACGCGCCGCAACGCGCATTGTCATTGCGGGCGGCGGCAATATCGGGCTCTACGTCTCCCGCGCAATGGAGAAGAAGCAGAACCGGACAAAGGTGAAAGTGATCGAGAGCACGCGCGAGCGGGCGGTGGCACTTGCCGACCGGCTCCGCCGGACCGTGGTGCTGCATGGCAGCGCGCTTGATCAGAAGCTTCTTCTTGAGGCGGATATCCAGCACGCCGACCTGATGGTGGCGCTGACCAATGATGATCAGGCCAACATCCTGTCCAGCGTGATTGCCAAGAGACTTGGCTGCCGTTCAAACCTCGTCCTGATCAACAATCCGACCTATCATGATTTTGCCCGGACACTGGGGATCGACGCGCATGTCAATCCGCGTTCGGTGACCATTTCCAAGGTGTTGCAGCATGTACGCCGCGGGCGCATCCGCGCTGTCCACAACATTCAGCGCGGTGCGGCCGAAGTGATCGAGGCCGAGGCGCTTGAAACCTCTCCGCTGGTCGGCCCGCCACTGAGCGAGGTGGAGTTTCCCGATGGCATGCGCATTGGCGCCGTCTATCGCGATGGCGCCGTGATCAAGCCCAGCGGCGCCCTGAAGATCAAGCCCAAGGACCGGGTCGTGATCTTTGCGCTGGAAGGCGCGGTTCGCCAGGTGGAGCAGATGTTCCGTGTGAGCCTTGAATTTTTCTGA
- a CDS encoding ATP-binding protein: MVSVSESSQMQPLAAASPPRRGRSATFYVGIAAALGALLTAAISFTVLLGLTPLSPDAQITLVLIAVNLGLVLLLSGLILLEGLRIYKSRKGRRAASRLHVRIIAMFSLVAAIPAILVAVVASVTLELGLDRWFELRTKVIVYSSLSIADAYVQQNARSLQGTTESMGVRLDQARTLYNLDRYGFRDFMTRQAMLRGLADAELVRADGSVIISAQMAEDIPLPRPGESAMELANSSQIAFNEIGGTNLVTAVYKLQEIPDAYLYTGALLDPEVLKARQIVRTNTDEYRSLEGNRGNTQIAFALLYLVVTLAIVLAAIWTGIAVADRLVRPIRQLIGAAGAVSTGNLDVSVPVRSSDGDVGLLGDTFNQMTQQLKSQRDQLIAAKDVIDERRRFTEAVLSGVSAGVIGVEADGSVAMINRSAEAMLGISMHEAVNRNLSTVLPHIGRAFETGRKSGRPVYREQVAFFRGGAERTFNIQITTEEGVNEDEEHSYVVTVDDITDLMQAQRSMAWADVARRIAHEIKNPLTPIQLSAERIRRRFGKVIEQDREIFDQCTETIIRQVGDIGRMVDEFSAFARMPKPDIQLLDVRNPLREASFLTEVARSEITFERDFSDTPLMGRFDARLMGQAFGNIIKNAAEAIDGAERSNGLPGAIRITARRIGSHIEITVIDNGKGLPRENRQRLLEPYMTTRDKGTGLGLAIVKKIIEDHGGRLELHDAPADFHGGVGAMIRIILPAAGDTGSAHQTTRR; the protein is encoded by the coding sequence ATGGTCAGCGTGTCCGAGAGTTCGCAGATGCAGCCGCTCGCTGCAGCTTCGCCACCCCGGCGGGGGCGATCGGCCACGTTTTACGTGGGAATCGCTGCTGCACTGGGCGCCCTGTTGACGGCGGCCATCTCCTTCACCGTCCTTCTCGGTTTGACACCACTTTCGCCCGATGCGCAGATCACGCTTGTCCTGATCGCGGTCAATCTCGGCCTGGTTCTGCTGCTGTCCGGTCTGATTCTGCTCGAAGGTCTCCGGATCTACAAATCGCGCAAGGGGCGCCGCGCGGCGTCGCGCCTTCATGTGCGCATCATTGCGATGTTCTCTCTCGTTGCGGCCATCCCCGCCATACTGGTCGCCGTCGTAGCGTCCGTGACGCTCGAACTGGGGCTCGATCGCTGGTTTGAGCTGCGAACCAAGGTGATCGTCTATTCGTCCCTGTCCATTGCGGACGCCTATGTGCAGCAGAATGCACGCAGCCTGCAGGGGACGACGGAAAGCATGGGGGTGCGCCTTGATCAGGCGCGCACCCTCTACAATCTCGACCGGTACGGTTTTCGCGATTTCATGACCCGGCAGGCAATGCTGCGCGGTCTGGCGGATGCCGAACTTGTACGCGCCGACGGGTCCGTCATCATCAGCGCACAGATGGCCGAAGATATCCCGCTCCCGCGCCCGGGCGAAAGCGCAATGGAACTCGCAAACAGCTCCCAGATCGCGTTCAACGAGATTGGCGGCACGAATCTGGTCACGGCGGTCTACAAGCTGCAGGAGATCCCGGATGCATATCTCTATACCGGTGCGCTGCTTGATCCCGAGGTGCTCAAGGCACGGCAGATCGTGCGGACAAACACCGACGAATACCGCTCGCTTGAGGGCAATCGCGGCAACACGCAGATCGCCTTCGCGCTGCTCTATCTGGTGGTGACGCTTGCAATCGTGCTTGCAGCGATCTGGACCGGCATTGCGGTGGCTGACCGTCTGGTGCGCCCGATCCGGCAATTGATCGGAGCCGCCGGTGCGGTTTCCACCGGCAATCTCGATGTTTCGGTGCCGGTACGCTCGTCCGATGGCGATGTCGGCCTTTTGGGCGACACGTTCAACCAGATGACACAGCAGCTCAAATCGCAGCGCGATCAGCTTATCGCGGCAAAGGATGTCATCGACGAGCGGCGACGCTTCACCGAAGCGGTGCTCTCTGGCGTCAGTGCCGGTGTCATCGGCGTTGAGGCAGACGGCTCGGTCGCCATGATCAACCGTTCGGCGGAAGCCATGCTGGGCATATCCATGCATGAGGCCGTCAACCGCAATCTCAGTACGGTTCTGCCGCATATTGGCCGGGCTTTTGAAACGGGGCGCAAATCAGGCCGGCCGGTCTACCGCGAACAGGTGGCGTTTTTCCGGGGCGGAGCGGAACGAACGTTCAACATCCAGATCACGACCGAGGAGGGGGTGAACGAGGATGAGGAACATTCCTATGTGGTCACGGTGGATGACATTACGGATCTGATGCAGGCCCAGCGCTCCATGGCCTGGGCCGATGTTGCGCGGCGCATTGCGCATGAAATCAAGAATCCGCTGACGCCGATCCAGCTTTCCGCCGAACGCATTCGCCGCCGGTTCGGCAAGGTGATCGAACAGGATCGGGAGATATTCGATCAGTGCACCGAAACGATCATCCGCCAGGTGGGGGATATCGGTCGAATGGTGGACGAGTTCTCAGCCTTTGCCCGCATGCCGAAGCCCGACATCCAGTTGCTCGATGTTCGCAATCCCCTGCGCGAGGCTTCGTTCCTGACAGAGGTGGCGCGCAGTGAAATCACCTTTGAGCGGGATTTCTCCGACACGCCGCTGATGGGCCGTTTCGATGCCAGGCTCATGGGGCAGGCTTTCGGCAACATCATCAAGAACGCAGCCGAAGCGATCGATGGCGCAGAACGCAGCAATGGCCTGCCCGGGGCCATACGGATCACCGCACGCAGGATCGGCTCCCACATCGAGATCACGGTGATCGACAATGGCAAGGGGCTTCCGCGCGAAAACCGGCAGAGACTGCTTGAGCCCTACATGACGACACGCGACAAGGGCACCGGCCTTGGCCTCGCAATCGTCAAGAAAATCATCGAAGACCATGGGGGACGGCTGGAACTGCACGATGCACCGGCAGATTTCCATGGCGGTGTCGGTGCGATGATCCGCATCATACTTCCTGCGGCCGGCGACACCGGCTCAGCTCATCAGACGACAAGAAGGTAG
- the hfq gene encoding RNA chaperone Hfq — MAERSQNLQDLFLNTVRKSKNPLTIFLINGVKLTGIVTSFDNFCVLLRRDGHSQLVYKHAISTIMPTQPVQLYDAEEGARDT; from the coding sequence ATGGCGGAACGATCTCAAAACCTGCAGGACTTGTTCCTGAATACCGTTCGCAAGAGCAAGAACCCTCTCACGATCTTTCTCATAAACGGTGTGAAACTGACAGGCATTGTAACCTCGTTTGACAACTTCTGCGTGCTTCTGCGCCGCGATGGTCATTCGCAGCTTGTCTACAAGCACGCGATCTCGACCATCATGCCGACTCAGCCGGTACAGCTCTACGATGCCGAGGAAGGCGCCCGGGACACCTGA
- the ntrC gene encoding nitrogen regulation protein NR(I): MTCILVADDDAAIRTVLNQALSRAGHDVRVTSNVETLWRWVSGGEGDLVITDVVMPDGNAFDLLPRIKNVRPELPVVAMSAQNTFMTAIRASEVGAYEYLPKPFDLTELVNIVQRALSEPKTPTKETAGADAPEALPLIGRSAAMQEIYRLLARMMQTDLTVMISGESGTGKELVAKALHDYGRRRRGPFVAINMAAIPRDLIESELFGHEKGAFTGAQARSFGRFEQAEGGTLFLDEIGDMPMEAQTRLLRVLQQGEYTTVGGRTPIRTDVRIVAATNKDPRTLIDQGLFREDLFYRLNVVPLRLPPLRERTEDIPDLVRHFFARGEEEGLQAKRISADGLSRMRSYRWPGNVRELENLVRRLAALYPQDEISEEIIEQELRTAGALRSTQMDSMPEEATLSQAVEQHLQRYFSRFDGQLPPAGLYQRILAEVEQPLLISALTATGGNQLKAAELLGLNRNTLRKKIREYDINIYRGTH; the protein is encoded by the coding sequence ATGACCTGCATTCTTGTCGCTGACGACGATGCTGCCATCCGCACGGTTCTCAACCAGGCGCTGTCACGCGCCGGGCACGATGTCCGGGTGACGTCGAATGTCGAGACACTCTGGCGCTGGGTTTCGGGTGGGGAAGGCGATCTGGTGATCACCGATGTAGTAATGCCCGATGGCAACGCGTTCGATCTTCTGCCGCGCATCAAGAACGTGCGGCCGGAGCTGCCGGTCGTCGCCATGAGCGCACAAAACACCTTCATGACGGCAATCCGCGCTTCGGAAGTGGGGGCTTACGAGTATTTGCCGAAACCCTTCGATCTGACCGAACTGGTCAACATCGTGCAGCGCGCATTGTCCGAGCCGAAAACGCCCACGAAGGAAACGGCGGGCGCCGACGCCCCGGAAGCGCTGCCGCTGATCGGGCGTTCGGCCGCGATGCAGGAGATCTACCGGCTCCTGGCCCGCATGATGCAGACCGACCTGACGGTCATGATCAGCGGCGAATCGGGAACGGGCAAGGAACTCGTCGCAAAAGCGCTTCATGACTATGGACGCAGGCGCCGTGGTCCCTTCGTGGCCATCAACATGGCTGCCATACCGCGCGATCTGATCGAATCGGAACTTTTCGGACACGAGAAGGGGGCCTTTACCGGGGCCCAGGCCCGGTCGTTCGGACGTTTTGAGCAGGCCGAAGGCGGAACGCTGTTTCTGGACGAGATCGGGGACATGCCGATGGAGGCGCAGACCCGTCTTCTGCGAGTGCTCCAGCAGGGAGAATACACCACTGTCGGCGGTCGCACGCCGATACGAACCGATGTTCGCATCGTTGCCGCGACAAACAAGGACCCAAGAACGCTTATCGACCAGGGGCTGTTTCGCGAAGACCTGTTCTATCGGCTGAACGTGGTGCCGTTGCGCCTGCCGCCGCTCAGGGAACGCACCGAAGACATTCCGGATCTGGTGCGCCATTTCTTTGCGCGTGGCGAAGAGGAAGGCCTGCAGGCCAAGCGTATCAGTGCAGATGGCCTCTCGCGCATGCGCAGCTATCGCTGGCCCGGCAATGTCCGTGAGCTGGAAAACCTTGTGCGGCGGCTTGCAGCCCTTTATCCGCAGGACGAGATCTCGGAGGAGATCATCGAGCAGGAACTGAGGACTGCCGGCGCGCTCCGTTCCACCCAGATGGACAGCATGCCCGAAGAGGCGACGCTTTCGCAGGCGGTCGAGCAGCATCTGCAGCGTTACTTCTCCCGGTTTGACGGTCAACTGCCGCCCGCAGGCCTTTATCAGCGCATCCTGGCCGAGGTGGAGCAGCCATTGCTGATATCGGCTCTGACGGCAACCGGCGGCAATCAACTAAAGGCAGCCGAACTGCTCGGGCTCAACCGCAACACGCTGCGCAAGAAAATCCGCGAATACGACATCAACATCTATCGCGGTACGCACTGA
- the mazG gene encoding nucleoside triphosphate pyrophosphohydrolase gives MKPSRDITRLLEIMKALRTPHTGCPWDVEQTFSSIAPYTIEEAYEVADAIERNDLDDLRDELGDLLLQVVFHARMAEEEDRFDFGDVVEAITTKMIRRHPHVFGDAQARGKGMAKGMWETIKAQEKAERLARRTRNGEADSVPPAYLDDVPRALPALMRAHKLQARAARVGFDWGQSGPVLDKIEEEIGELREALEMRDDAHAAEEYGDLLFAVVNLGRHLGYDPEAALSQTNDKFRRRFDFIERELRRAGRSLEEADLAEMEALWQRAKR, from the coding sequence ATGAAGCCTTCCAGAGACATAACCAGACTGCTTGAGATCATGAAGGCCCTGCGCACGCCGCACACCGGCTGTCCCTGGGATGTCGAGCAGACATTTTCCTCGATTGCTCCCTACACGATCGAGGAGGCATACGAGGTTGCCGATGCAATAGAACGCAATGACCTCGATGATCTGCGCGATGAGCTGGGCGATCTGCTTCTTCAGGTGGTTTTTCACGCCCGCATGGCCGAGGAGGAAGACCGGTTCGATTTCGGCGACGTGGTTGAGGCCATTACCACCAAGATGATCCGCCGGCACCCGCATGTGTTTGGTGATGCACAAGCCCGCGGCAAGGGAATGGCCAAGGGCATGTGGGAGACGATCAAGGCGCAGGAGAAAGCCGAAAGGCTCGCCCGGCGCACCCGAAACGGTGAAGCCGACAGTGTCCCGCCCGCCTATCTTGATGATGTCCCCCGCGCCCTGCCCGCTCTCATGCGTGCCCACAAACTGCAGGCACGAGCGGCCCGAGTCGGGTTCGACTGGGGGCAGTCAGGTCCGGTTCTCGACAAGATCGAAGAAGAGATCGGCGAATTGCGTGAAGCCCTTGAAATGCGCGATGATGCCCATGCGGCCGAGGAATATGGCGACCTTCTTTTCGCCGTGGTCAATCTGGGCCGCCACCTCGGTTACGACCCGGAAGCGGCTCTGTCGCAGACAAACGACAAGTTTCGCAGGCGTTTTGATTTCATCGAGCGTGAGTTGCGAAGGGCGGGGCGCAGTCTGGAAGAGGCGGATCTGGCCGAAATGGAGGCCCTGTGGCAACGCGCGAAGCGGTGA